AGCAACAGTCACCGATAACAAGCAACTAAAAATGTAAAGGGTTCGGGTAGTAGTAACGGCAGAGACAACCCTGCGCGACCGGTCAAACGGATGGCCTAGAAGCGGAGCTTGGTGAAGAACCACCTGTTCTTGCCGGTCTTGAACCGCTCCTCGAGCTTGGCCTTGGCGGCCTTGGCGGCGCCCACCTTCTTGTCCTTGGAGGTGAGGGAGTCGGGCGCGCCGGAGGCCACCTCCTTGAGGTCGACGTCGAGGGTGTAGCGGGTGGGCATGAGGTGGGTGAAGTTGACGAGCTTGAGGAACACCTTGACGCGGGACTTCTTGGCCGTCTTTTTGGCCGAGTCCTTGCGGATCACCTTCTTCGGGTACTTGGCCAGGCCGGCGACGAGGCAGTGCCCGTAggggcggtcgcgggtgccctcCTCGAACACGCGCACGATCACCGCCTTCTTCCCGGCGTACCTTCCCTGCAGCAGGATCACCGCCTTGCCCGGCTTCAGGAACTTCACCATCTTCGCTTCCTCTTCCTCGCGCTGCGCCGCCGCCGGTGGTGGGTTGGGGAGGGGTTGTGGGTTGTGTGCGGGGGAAAACTGGCGGCGGGGGTGGGAAGGAGATTATATAgcttggcggcgctagggttttcgGGGTGGGGAGAGGGCTTGGACGGTTGGATCTGGATCGGACGGTGGTGGGGGCGGTTGGTTAGGGATCAGGGTGGAATGGGCTTCCGTTGACAGGCTATATGGGCCGATAGGGGGCCTTCGGACGTCGTCCTAAGGCCGTGATGATGGTTACTTCGCCCAGCGAAtgtggagggccgtgggccagtctATAAGGAGGACGTTTATACTACGTTATTATTATTACTTCCCATTCCCTGTCGCTCAAAAAAATAATACTACCCATTCCCCTAAAGAAAAgcttatttggtcgctttggctagtATTTTTTTCGAGAAAACTTCTGCTGTAATCATGGTAATACAATGAACAtcagaaaataataaaaattatatccaaATCCataaccacctagcgacgactacaagcactaaagcAAGCCGAAGGCCCGCCGGCGTCATCGCCTCTTCCTTGTCGGagtcgggcaaaacttgttgtagtagacagtcaggaagtcggTGTGCTAAGGCCTTGTATATAGGACCAACGTATCAGAACAGCAACCGCCACCGACGAAGAGACGCGTAGATTGaaatccaacctgaagacacacgaacatagacaaACAAAGACCAGAACCGAGTAGATCCACCAAAGGCAACCACTGACCGAATTCTGCaagatccgtcggagacacaccACCACACGCCCTTCGACGATGTTAGACACATCACCGGAACTGGGGCTAGACGAGGAGAATCTTACACTCTTCAAAAAGCCGTCGTCGTCTCGTCTTCTCGAGAAGAACACAAACCCTAAAAACCAAAATAAACATCTAAAAACATATCCCTCCCCGctggcaagggccgggatccaccgcgccccccATGCGCGCTAGGGTCATCGGAGACGAGGGGGCCTGGCGCCACCGCCGACGGGAGACAAAGGAACCCTAGCTTTTTTAGGAGCGATTTGTGGCTCCGTGTGCGTCTCGTTGCTTTTGCTAGTATTTGACTTTTGCTGGTCTCTATTTCTCAAACAAAAAAGTATTTGATAGTCTCTGCAAAAATTAAGTTCAGGCATTTTTTCCTTTTTATGtgtgtttgtttttgttttcttttttattgGGTCATTTGTATCTTTATGTGTAGTATGTGTGAGTCTTGGGTGTGTGCTAGTATACACATAACTACTATGCAATATCCCGAGCAAAAGAGAAAACTCCCTCTTTGTACTAAATCAGTGACACTTATTCACGCTTTGATGCAAGGTATGGCACTAGCCAAACAACACTCTGAAGGCCGATCATTGTGTAGTCCGATTCCTCGACATCATTGGCTTCTCTCAAAGGCGATAATCTGGACCGCTCTGCGTATGGTCATCTAGTTGCTGAGATAAAGTTTTTGATGATTGATAGGGAGTTTATTCCCCAGAAAATTTCCTGTGAACAAAATAGGATAGCAGATCGTTTGGCTAGTTATAGTCGATATGAATGTACTACTGTTGTATGGCTACACCGTGGTCCTCCATGTATTGAGGCACTACTGCCACTAGGCTGTAATCCTATTATTATGGAATAAAACACCTATTAATCCCGAAAAAAAATTATGCTAGAAACCGAAAATTGTTCTATTACATATTTGTTCTTGCATTTATAGAAAATTTAATTTATGTAGAAAATTGAGAGCAATTTTTTGTcataatttattttttatttttttctcctttAAGGATAATATCAATGTCActaatttatttttttcctaaaaaaatgtttttgactTTTTTTTAATTTTACTGTATGGGGAGAAGAAGGCTGTAGAAAAAGGAAGGTGGCTAGTCCTTTGGATTCTGATCAGATGGTGGAGAGGGATTTGACTGGTTGGTTAAAAAGCTCAGCGTGGATGGCATGCTAGAGATGGCTCTGCCCCCGTTTGGTAACCTGCGTTGCACATCCTCAAAATTATCCTCACCTGAAGAAAAAAACATCCTCAAaattatcctcaaaaaagaaaaaaaaaactgccTAGATGCAAGGTAGCTGTTTGGTTAGATGTCAAAAAAAAAGTACTTAGCTGTTTGGTTGGCTGCTTGTTGCTATTTCTGGCACAGGTATGTCCTCATCTTTTTCAAAATTGGTGTGGTTGCCACCAGATCGCAATCACACATAGAACATGTACTAATAAGTATAGTAGCAGATTGATTAAAAAAAGTATAGTAGCAGATTTTGATGACAGATTAACAACAAGTAGCTAGTTTAGCCTATCAAAACGTCGTATATTTCTGAATGGAGATAGTAGATAGTACTCTTAAGTTACTGTCGGGTGCATACCTAAGCAACCTGACAACTATTTACACTAGGGGAACACACTCCTAGCCCAAAGAAGATGTTCTACGGCCTCTATACGCCAGCATCACAACATCAGCCCCATTATACATCATGAGCAGCAAAAGCACTCATCAATAGTTCATCAGGGGTGGCATTCACTCGGCATGGTGAATGCATTGGAACACCACCTCCATAGACGTGGTGGCCCTGTACATCTGAAGGTTGAACCCATCGTTCTTGTACTTGAAGACGAGGGTGTCGCCTTCGCGCATCTTAATCTTGGCAGCAAACTTCTTCCACCCCTTGACGAACACTGGGCTGTCCTCCAACCACTGAATTTGCACGCGCCACTCGTAGAATCTACCAAGGCGGATCGGCACCTTCGCTCCCTTGTCCGCGATCTGCAGCTTCTTCACCGGCAACTTCTCCATTGCCAGCAACACGACAAGGGATCCGAGGTCCAGGATGCCAACCTACACGTAGAACCGAAGTGGTTGCTCTGGACGCCGGTGTAACCAAGGCATGCAGCCGCCCCATATGCTTCTTCGGCACCTCGAATTGTTGCACCTTCTCAATGAGGACTGGTATCACAGGCCTAAGCTGGAcgctggtgctacctcttgagcatgcattggtttttccttgaaaaggaaagggtgatgcagcaaagtagcgtaagtattttcctcagtttttgagaacaaagatatcaattcagtaggaggttacacataagtcgccttgtacctgcacaaacaaacaagaaccttgcaaccaacgcgataaatggttgttaatcccttcacggtcacttgcaaaagtgagatctgatagagataataagataaatatttttggtatttttatgatatatattggaaagtaaagattgcaaaataaaatagatcaaaaacttatatgatggaaaatagacccgggagccataggtttcactagtggcttccctcaagataacataatctacggtgggtgaacaaattactgtcgagcaattgatagaaaagcgcatagttattagaatatctaggcatgatcatgtatataggcatcacatccgcgacatgtagaccgaaacgattctgcatctactactattactccacacatcgaccgctatccagcatgcatctagagtattaagttcataagaacagagtaacgcattaggcaagatgacatgatgtagagggacaaactcaatcaatatgatataaaccccatctttttatcctcgatggcaacaatacaatacgtgtcttgctgcccctgttgtcaatgggaaaggacaccgcaagattgaacccaaagctaagcacttctcccattgcaagaaagatcaatctagtaggccaaaccaaactgataattcaaaaagacttgcaaagataataaatcatacatataagaattcagagaagaaccaaatattgttcatagataatcttgatcataaacccacaattcatcggatctcgacaaacacaccgcaaaaagaattacatcgaatagagatctccaagagaatcgaggagaactttgtattgagatccaaagagagagaggaagccatctagctaataactatggacccaaaggtctgtggtaaactactcacacatcatcggaaaggctatggtgttgatgtagaagccctccgtgattgattccccctgcggtggagtgccagaaaaggcctcgagatgggatctcacgggtacagaaggttgcggcggtggaaataggattttgtggtgctctcggatgtttttggggtatatgagtatatataggcgaaggaaggaggtcgatggagccacgaggggcccatgagggtgggggcgcgcctacccccctgagcgcgcctccctacctcgtggccgcctcgttacttccttgacgtccactccaagtctcctggattgcgttcgttccaaaaataactcttccgaaggtttcattccgtttggattccgtttgatattccttttctgggaaacactgaaataggcaaaaaaacaatttacactgggcctccggttagtaggttagtcccaaaaataatataaaagtacataataaaacccattaaacatctaaaacagataatataatagcatggaacaataaaaaattatagatacgttggagacatatcaagcatcccaagcttaattcctgctcgtcctcgaataggtaaatgataaaaacagaatttttgatgtggaatctttattgtggcatgaatgttcagatccgaaaaattcaagataaaagtttaatattgacataaaaataataatacttcaaacatactaacaaagcaatcatgtcttctcaaaataacatggtcaaagaaaattatccctacaaaatcatatagtctgcctatgctctatcttcattacacaaaatatttaaatcatgcacaaccctgataacaagccaagcaattgtttcgtacttttgatgttctcaaactttttcaatcttcacgaaatacataagcgtgagccatggacatagcactatatatggaatagaatggtggttgtgaagaagacaaaaaaagaagatagtctcacatcaactaggcatatcaacgggctatggagatgcccatcaatagatatcaatgtgagtgagtagcgattgacatgcaacggatgcactagagctataagtgtatgaaagctcaacgaaagaaactaagtgggtgtgcatccaactcgcttgcttacgaagacctagagcatttgaggaagcccatcattgaaatatacaagccaagttctataatgtaaaattctcactagtatatgaaagtgacaacatagaagactctctatcatgaagatcacggtgctactttgaagcacaagtcggTCGCCGCTCATTGATCTGCTCTTCTCCCCGCAACACAGTCGCCGCCGGCCTTTCCCCGCGACCCGCCGCCCAGAGAAAAACGCCAGCTCCGTCCGCCCGCCGTCTCTGCTCGCTCGCAGATGGTGTCTGAAttatccccttcttcttcttcttcttcttcttcttcttccggcggCTCTCACTCTCGGAGGGGGCTCATCTCGTGCCTGCACAGCCTCAACTGCCGCGACGAGGAGGCGTCTCTTCCCCACGATGACGATTTGCAAGAAGCCACGCGCGAGCTCATCTTCGGTTTCTACGACGACGCGTTCCGCCGGCTCCGGCTGCCCTGCAAGGCCCTGCCCGACCTCTGCGGCCTCCTCAACACCGCCAGCCTCTGCCTCGGCCTCCTCGACCCCGTCTCCAACATCATACTCAACACCCTCGCCCTCCTAAACCCCAAAACCAAGCCCCTCAgtgacgccgccgccgccaaaaCGGGGTCCAAGAAGAGACACAGACCCGGTTTCGACTCCTGGCACGAGGTTGCAACCAGGTCCTACCACAGTCTCATGGCTTTCCTTGTGGCATACTTCGGATGCATCAATTATGTATGGTATTATAACTGAGATGTCACATAAGTATGCGTGAGCAGAAATACAACTTGTGTGGCTTTGATCTCCAAGAGCTTAGCTAGCTATCATTTGTTTGCTACTATTCACATTTCTGAGAAGAACGACCATGACATCTGTCCTTCCTTCTTCAGTCACACCAGAAGCTAACAAGAGCCAGCCGACAACACTTTCTTGAATACTGGGAGGCGAATGGCCAAATCATTTTCTCCTCATGCCGCCATCTATTTACATGTGATAATGCTCTCTCAGCGGAGCTTGAAGCATGTAGAGAAGGGTCCGCCCTTGCAATTGAGTGGAGCGCACAACCGTTTATCCTCGAGACGGATAGTTCGGAGGCGGCGGCCATGATCTTGCAAACTGATACTAATCGGTCTATCCATGCTGGACTGGTACAGGAGATAAAAGCAACCATCCATGGTGAGCGGGAAGTGAAGGTGATGGTTGTAGGGTGCGGTAGTAATTGTGTGAGTCATGAGTTAGCTCGAATTGCTCGGACATGTGTTAAAACAGCTGTATGGCTGCGCTCGGGACCGGAGGAAGTTGAAACTTGTGTGCTTTGGATCATCTTGATCCACCTTGATTAGTGAAAGCTCTTTCCAACCGCAAAAAAAGGTGGTATAAACCATATTAGTAGGAAGCGGGGTCGATGTCGCGTTCCATGACCCAAGGTTGATCGACCCAGATCGAGGGTCGGGAACGACAACGGGTGGACGTAGGCCGGTGACTGGGTCACAATCCCGTTCCATGGTTGCTGAGTCCTAATGAGTACCCAAGATAGCAGGCATCCCTTGCAATCCGCCCGCGCGCCATATGCACGCCAGGTACGCCGTCGCTCCGAGTCTCCGTCCTGCCAGGTACGCCGGCAGCCGGCCGGATGGTCACAGTCCCACACGGGAAAAGGGCTAAAATAAACCTTGAACTCGTAGAGGAAAGCAAAATCAAACCCTAAACTTCTAGTCCCTGAGATCAGCACAACGCGAACTCTTCGACCCTGGTCTATTTTGAACCTTGAGCACGTTCCCAAACAGGGTCTGCGGACATGACAGCTCAACCCCGGGACTTGACTgcggccgtccactcccccgacaTAAAACTGTTTTGTGCTTTCAAGAATATTTGGATTTCAAAATTATTgacaattttcaaaaaaatattaaaaatgttGTCAAATCTTGATGTTGTGGAATGTGGTTAAATATTTTCGTGCTTCTCATCTATCTCTAAATGTAGGTTGGCTAGGGGGAGCGGTTCTAAAGCACGAGCACCCAAGTTCGATTCTCTTGAGTAGGTCTAGTCCCATCCGGCTGCAGCCATACCTACCATGTAGACAATCCCTCTGAGAACACGCTCAAGGATCAAAATAGACCGGGTCGGCCCAGCCGCGTCCGGCTGCAGCCATACCTGCCACGTAGACCATCCCTCTGAGAACATGCTCAAGGTTCAAAATAGACCGGCCCGGCCCAGTCGCGTCTGGCTGCAGCCAGACCTACCATGTAGACGATACCTCTGAGAACAcgctcaaggtttaaaatagatcAGGATCAGAGAGTTCGGTGTGTTGATTTCAAGGGTTAGAAGTTCAGGTTTCGATTTAGCTTTCGTCTACAAGTTCAAGTCCCTTAACGGCCGCCAAAGCTCACGCGGCCATCACACCGCGGCCTGTTGTGCTCCGTTCTTACATCGTCGTCATCGCCACCTGGGTAGTCGCTAGGGGAGGTCGGAGACTCGATGGCACCGCTTGGCGGGAACATATGAAGGATTATTGGGATGTCATTTTTTAGGGGAGGGATTGGGGATGGCTTTGTGCGTGCTCTGCACGGAAGAAGCAAATGAgatgctgaaaggatcgatatggttgactagaggggggtgaataggcaactaacaatttttagcttttctttagcaatttaaactttgcatcaaagtaggttgtctagatatacaactaggtgagcaacctatatgatgcaacacggataggcacacaagcaagcaagatatatgaaacaaataagcttccacaagtaaaggcacgagataaccaagagtggagacggtggagacgaggatgtgttgccgaagttccttccctttgagaggaagtacgtctccgttggagcggtgtggaggcacaatgctccccaagaagccactagggccaccgtaatctcctcacgccctcacacaatgcgagatgccgtgattccactattggtgcccttggaggcggcgaccgaacctttacaaacaaggttggggcaatctccacaactcaattggaggctcccaacgacaccacgaagcttcaccacaatggactatggcttcggggtgacctcaaccgtctaggatgctcaaacacccaagagtaacaagatccgcaagggattagtgggggaatcaaatatctcttggtggaagtgtagatcggggccttctcaaccactcccgagcaaatcaacaagtttggttggctagggagtgagatcgggcgaaaaatggagcttggagcaataatggagcttagtggtggaagagataagtcaacggggaagaaggggaccccttatatagtgtgtggaaaagatccaaccgttacccaccaaccagcccgcggccagcggtactaccgcgcctggccagcggtactaccgcaaggccgcgcggtactactgcttgcaaccaagcggtactaccacacgGCTGTGCGGTACTAGCGTACCGACCCACGGTATTGCCGCAACCCCAGCACAGAACCGATAAACAGATGCACAGGAGCcgggggcggtacttccgcacgcgcggtactaccgcgccccccatgcggtactaccgcgaggcaaaaATCCCAACCAGGGGAGAAGGGAAACTTTCGTGCCTACTTCCGTAAAGAAatggaagtagcaaaaacccgacacagtagtactgccgaggggcggtactactgcctgactacagagcgcggtactaccgctcggccaacgcggtactaccgcgctaccgcacggtactaccgtgaatgcccacggtactaccgttgacctgggagcagtactaccgcaaccaacaACGGCAGCCAGACAAAGGAGgcaagaaaacggaggaagctccaaggaagaaggaggggataagaaggagacgtgtacgtgatgattccacccaaacctttccaacgcggaccccctcttaatagtacggctttcctacgactcaaatccaccaaaaagaaacgtagaaaagacaccgtcttcgtcagtcttcgaggggcacccaatcgtcttgtgcctagcaaagaagtgtctggaatactcatggcacacgattagtccgcaaatgcgttgtcatcaatcaccaaaacacttagggataaatatgtccttac
The sequence above is drawn from the Triticum aestivum cultivar Chinese Spring chromosome 7A, IWGSC CS RefSeq v2.1, whole genome shotgun sequence genome and encodes:
- the LOC123149609 gene encoding 60S ribosomal protein L27-3, which produces MVKFLKPGKAVILLQGRYAGKKAVIVRVFEEGTRDRPYGHCLVAGLAKYPKKVIRKDSAKKTAKKSRVKVFLKLVNFTHLMPTRYTLDVDLKEVASGAPDSLTSKDKKVGAAKAAKAKLEERFKTGKNRWFFTKLRF